The Natribaculum luteum genome contains the following window.
GGACGAGCGTCTTCAGCGACCGGCCCGCGTTGGCCTGGTAGAGCGCTCCTTCGTTTCGTCCCGGGAGGATCCCGAGTCCGTAAATCGGCCGATCGTAGACCCGCTGTAGGTTGTGGACGAGCGCTGGTGCGCCCCCGCTGCCGGTGCCACCGCCGAGTCCGGCGACGACCCAGATGGCCTCGGCTCTCGACGTGACGTGTCCGTCGAGCGCGTCGAGCACCTCGTCGACGTCCGACTGCATGATCTCGGCGCCGAGTTCGTTGTCGCCGCCGACGCCGTGGCCGTTCACTCGAGCCTGACCGATCAGTCGCGTGTCGACGACCTCGAGCGACTGCAGATCCGCCTTCGCGGAGTTTATCGCCAGGGCGCCCTGCACTGCGTCGAATCCCATCTCCGCGTCGAAGCGCGCGAGGCGTTCGGTCACCTTTCCGCCGGCCTGTCCCACCCCGATGAGGGCAACTTTCATACGTACCACGTCACAGAGCGCCTAATTGAACGTTGCGACTGTCAGGTTTAAGTACAATTACGGCACCAGAGCGTCCATGACCGATTCCGACGCGCTCGAGCGACGACTGGCTGCCGTCGAACGGGCCCTCGTCGACGGCGACCACGCGCTCACCGACCTCCCTGACGCGGCCGCCGTTGCCGACGAGCTGGCCCGTCTCGACGAGCGACTCGACGACCTCGACGCTCGCGTCGCAGAACTCGAGGGGTCGACGCGGGCGCTTCGTGGCTACGTCGGCAACGTCAGATCGGCAGACGAGGACGTCGAGCGGCGTGCCGACGCGGCGATCGCGACCGTCGATCGCCTCGAGCGTCGCGTCGCCGCACTCGAATGTGCGACGAGGTCGTCCGACGGACCCGGCGGCGACCTCGTCTCGCCGTCGTGCACGCGAGCGGCCGATGGCAGTTTCGAGGGTGCCGAAACGCTCGAGACACTCGAGGACGTCGACCCGACGCGGATCGGCACGACGCCCGACGAGGACGCAGGCGAGTCCGTCGAAGAAGGCGAGAACGAGGGAGGTGTTCT
Protein-coding sequences here:
- a CDS encoding DUF7310 family coiled-coil domain-containing protein; the protein is MTDSDALERRLAAVERALVDGDHALTDLPDAAAVADELARLDERLDDLDARVAELEGSTRALRGYVGNVRSADEDVERRADAAIATVDRLERRVAALECATRSSDGPGGDLVSPSCTRAADGSFEGAETLETLEDVDPTRIGTTPDEDAGESVEEGENEGGVLASVRRLLP